The following coding sequences are from one Microbacterium wangchenii window:
- a CDS encoding carboxymuconolactone decarboxylase family protein gives MSEEERVHLSRSAPQAYQALAGLSKTAGLLAAEAGIGPRLKEIVLIHASQLNGCSYCVRIHVDRAVAAGMDADTIAQIAAWRDSGVFSERERAALELAESFTFISEAGIPDEVYDHVGGILSEQEYVALSWLLVSINAFNRVAIAGRYPVPPREASQP, from the coding sequence ATGAGCGAAGAGGAGCGCGTGCACCTGTCGCGATCGGCACCGCAGGCGTACCAGGCGCTCGCCGGTCTGTCCAAGACGGCGGGCCTGCTGGCGGCCGAGGCCGGCATCGGACCGCGGCTGAAGGAGATCGTCCTCATCCATGCGTCGCAGCTGAACGGCTGCTCGTACTGCGTGCGCATCCATGTCGATCGCGCCGTGGCGGCGGGGATGGATGCCGACACCATCGCGCAGATCGCCGCGTGGCGCGACTCCGGTGTGTTCTCCGAGCGAGAGCGCGCGGCGCTGGAGCTGGCGGAGTCGTTCACGTTCATCTCCGAGGCGGGCATCCCCGACGAGGTGTACGACCATGTCGGCGGCATCCTCAGCGAGCAGGAGTACGTGGCGCTGAGCTGGCTGCTCGTGTCGATCAACGCCTTCAACCGCGTCGCGATCGCGGGGCGCTACCCTGTTCCCCCGCGCGAGGCGTCGCAGCCGTGA
- a CDS encoding SIP domain-containing protein, with the protein MSASPEHNPTACRASRHTRVQHLVTADESSLAELEALLSTLPLCSTGRVFIEVPDESWIGRVAAPARMTVTWLDRSRRTGAAGTRRGCAPGQAVARAASAWAGEMLGSEGDATRVVLLGGYLGTAEIVDDLTERRGVAADSIHTPERFGLATAR; encoded by the coding sequence ATGTCCGCTTCACCCGAACACAATCCGACCGCCTGCCGCGCGTCGCGTCACACGCGCGTGCAGCACCTGGTGACCGCCGACGAGTCTTCGCTCGCCGAGCTCGAGGCGCTCCTGTCGACGTTGCCGCTGTGCTCGACCGGTCGCGTGTTCATCGAGGTCCCGGACGAATCGTGGATCGGCCGCGTCGCCGCTCCCGCCCGCATGACCGTGACGTGGCTGGACCGCTCCCGTCGCACCGGCGCGGCCGGCACGCGCCGCGGGTGCGCGCCCGGCCAGGCCGTGGCCAGGGCGGCCTCCGCGTGGGCCGGCGAGATGCTCGGTTCCGAGGGTGACGCCACGCGCGTGGTCCTGCTGGGCGGTTACCTCGGCACCGCCGAGATCGTCGACGACCTCACCGAGCGTCGCGGCGTGGCTGCGGACTCGATCCACACGCCCGAGCGCTTCGGCCTCGCCACCGCCCGCTGA
- a CDS encoding ABC transporter permease, which yields MSAHRGRLAWLGRLWGLSTGRFGLIVVAVIVLTAIVAAVWTPFPPQRVDLGDRWAAPGWPHVLGTDNNGRDILSLLMAGARTTIFVAVGAGVIATTLGLALAALGALTRRWVRESVAVLVDILIAFPVLIIAMMISAVWGGSLWVVVWAVGIGFGVNIARVTRPELRRVLHSDFVLAGRASGLSPAQNLWRHLLPNVAPVFIVQLSWGMAVAVLAEAGLSYLGFGAPVTQPSWGVLLADLQRYITLHPLSVVWPGLTITLTVLGLNLLGDALREATDPTLAERAPSARLHVPEVVA from the coding sequence ATGAGCGCGCACCGCGGTCGCCTGGCGTGGCTGGGCCGGTTGTGGGGCCTGAGCACGGGGCGGTTCGGGCTGATCGTGGTGGCCGTCATCGTGCTCACCGCGATCGTGGCGGCGGTGTGGACGCCGTTCCCCCCGCAGCGGGTCGACCTCGGCGACCGCTGGGCTGCGCCGGGGTGGCCGCACGTGCTGGGCACCGACAACAACGGACGCGACATCCTGAGCCTCCTCATGGCCGGGGCCCGCACGACGATCTTCGTCGCCGTCGGCGCGGGGGTCATCGCCACGACGCTGGGGCTCGCCCTCGCCGCGCTCGGCGCCCTCACCCGCCGCTGGGTCCGCGAGAGCGTCGCCGTGCTCGTGGACATCCTCATCGCCTTCCCCGTCCTGATCATCGCGATGATGATCTCCGCCGTGTGGGGCGGCTCCCTGTGGGTCGTCGTGTGGGCCGTGGGCATCGGATTCGGCGTCAACATCGCCCGCGTCACCCGACCCGAGCTGCGCCGCGTCCTGCACAGCGACTTCGTGCTGGCCGGGCGGGCCAGCGGCCTGTCCCCCGCGCAGAACCTGTGGCGCCACCTCCTCCCCAACGTCGCGCCGGTGTTCATCGTGCAGCTGTCGTGGGGCATGGCCGTCGCAGTGCTGGCGGAGGCCGGCCTCTCCTACCTCGGGTTCGGCGCGCCCGTGACGCAGCCGTCGTGGGGCGTCCTGCTGGCCGATCTGCAGCGCTACATCACGCTGCATCCGCTGTCGGTGGTGTGGCCGGGCCTCACGATCACGCTCACGGTGCTGGGCCTGAACCTCCTCGGCGACGCCCTGCGCGAGGCGACCGACCCCACGCTGGCCGAACGCGCCCCCTCGGCCCGTCTGCACGTGCCGGAGGTGGTCGCATGA
- a CDS encoding Fe-S oxidoreductase — translation MSPIPAPPAGWREDAERAVARSRRIEDRLPRVLLDSPVSRLGYLYGTAVGWVWGSLWSTGRVERREGMWIFRGMPRWAYPRGGVAMGGCFLTGDGRVTPSLLRHEAVHARQWRRFGFLMPVLYWISGRNPLRNRFEIEAGLADGNYVPRGA, via the coding sequence GTGAGCCCCATCCCCGCTCCCCCGGCCGGATGGCGGGAGGACGCCGAGCGGGCCGTGGCCCGCAGCCGTCGCATCGAGGACCGGCTGCCGCGCGTGCTGCTGGACTCGCCGGTGAGCCGCCTCGGCTACCTGTACGGCACGGCCGTGGGCTGGGTGTGGGGGTCGTTGTGGAGCACGGGCCGCGTGGAGCGGCGCGAGGGCATGTGGATCTTCCGCGGGATGCCGCGATGGGCCTACCCCCGCGGCGGGGTGGCCATGGGCGGCTGCTTCCTCACCGGCGACGGCCGCGTGACGCCGTCGCTGCTCCGCCACGAAGCCGTGCACGCACGCCAGTGGCGGCGGTTCGGCTTCCTGATGCCGGTGCTCTACTGGATCTCCGGCCGCAATCCCCTGCGCAACCGGTTCGAGATCGAAGCGGGTCTGGCCGACGGCAACTACGTGCCGCGTGGGGCCTGA
- a CDS encoding ABC transporter substrate-binding protein encodes MPRRTALAATTLLIAGTLALASCSGGGSAPATSSTGEPDPGASLTVGLVLEPTNLDIRRTSGAALEQILIDNVYEGLVTRTQGNEIVESLASAHEVSEDGLTYTFTLTEGVTFHDGSELTVDDVVTSLTQVKDDPEIVGNAEFAGVASITAADDSTVVITLAEPNQNFLFTLTGPAGLVFKTGDTTDFQTAANGTGPFALEQWNQGDSIQLVRNDAYWGDPAGVAEVVLQYIPDFTAGVNAALDGSLDVLTAVQPDLSAQLDEASGFTLTTGQTTDKGTLAFNNAVAPLDDVRVREALRLAIDHEALVEAIGAGQTQYGPIPELDPGYEDLSDVAPHDPERAMELLEEAGADDLELTLTIPAFYGTTVPQVLVSDLDEIGVTLEVESVEFATWLQDVYTNHDYELSFVLHVEPRDFGNFADPAYYFGYDNPEVQDLYAQAQAAVDPAESAELLAQAARIVSEDHAADWLYTGATITAVGDGISGFPVDSVNSRIDLAGVTVSSE; translated from the coding sequence ATGCCGCGCCGCACAGCCCTCGCCGCGACCACCCTGCTGATCGCCGGAACGCTGGCGCTCGCCTCGTGCTCGGGAGGCGGCAGCGCCCCCGCCACGTCCTCGACCGGCGAACCCGATCCCGGCGCCTCGCTCACCGTGGGGCTCGTGCTGGAACCGACGAACCTCGACATCCGCCGCACCAGCGGCGCGGCCCTCGAGCAGATCCTCATCGACAACGTCTACGAAGGCCTGGTCACCCGCACGCAGGGGAACGAGATCGTCGAGTCGCTCGCGAGCGCGCACGAGGTGTCCGAGGACGGCCTGACCTACACCTTCACGCTGACCGAGGGAGTGACCTTCCACGACGGCAGCGAGTTGACGGTCGACGATGTGGTGACCTCCCTCACCCAGGTGAAGGACGACCCCGAGATCGTCGGCAACGCCGAGTTCGCCGGCGTCGCCTCGATCACCGCAGCCGATGACAGCACGGTCGTCATCACGCTCGCCGAGCCCAACCAGAACTTCCTGTTCACCCTCACCGGGCCCGCGGGGCTGGTGTTCAAGACCGGCGACACCACCGACTTCCAGACCGCCGCCAACGGCACGGGGCCCTTCGCGCTCGAGCAGTGGAACCAGGGCGACAGCATCCAGCTCGTCCGCAACGACGCCTACTGGGGAGATCCGGCCGGGGTGGCCGAGGTCGTCCTGCAGTACATCCCCGACTTCACCGCCGGCGTCAACGCGGCCCTGGACGGATCGCTCGACGTGCTCACCGCCGTCCAGCCCGATCTCTCCGCCCAGCTGGATGAGGCCAGCGGGTTCACGCTCACGACGGGCCAGACCACCGACAAGGGCACACTCGCCTTCAACAACGCCGTCGCACCGCTCGATGACGTCCGCGTGCGGGAGGCGCTGCGGCTCGCGATCGACCACGAGGCTCTCGTCGAGGCGATCGGCGCCGGCCAGACGCAGTACGGGCCCATCCCCGAGCTCGATCCCGGCTACGAGGACCTCTCCGACGTCGCGCCGCACGACCCCGAGCGCGCCATGGAACTGCTGGAGGAGGCCGGCGCGGACGACCTCGAGCTGACGCTCACGATCCCCGCCTTCTACGGCACCACCGTGCCGCAGGTGCTGGTGTCCGACCTCGACGAGATCGGCGTGACCCTCGAGGTGGAATCGGTCGAGTTCGCCACGTGGCTGCAGGACGTCTACACCAACCACGACTACGAACTGAGCTTCGTGCTCCACGTGGAGCCGCGCGACTTCGGCAACTTCGCCGATCCCGCCTACTACTTCGGCTACGACAACCCGGAGGTCCAGGACCTGTACGCTCAGGCGCAGGCCGCCGTCGACCCCGCCGAATCGGCGGAGCTGCTCGCGCAGGCCGCGCGCATCGTGTCGGAGGATCACGCCGCCGACTGGCTGTACACCGGCGCGACGATCACGGCGGTCGGCGACGGGATCTCCGGATTCCCCGTCGACTCGGTCAACTCGCGGATCGACCTCGCCGGTGTGACGGTGTCTTCGGAGTGA
- a CDS encoding tyrosine-protein phosphatase, translating into MTESLVSGTLNFRDVGGLPAGDGRTRSGVLYRSGNLAHVDEAGAASLRRLGLRRIIDLRDDDEVRWAPSMVEGLDLVTQRVPLFLGSVMSFFEEDANLPGMYSSLIDGSADKVVEVVRGILNDQPVLVHCTVGKDRTGVTVALTLAAAGVDPEAVVADYARTEALLPEARNRAVVARLRALHPESLHLEDLATRSPAPVMREVLERLDAVFGSPADCLRAHGLGDDELEELRRILIVRS; encoded by the coding sequence GTGACCGAATCCCTCGTCTCCGGAACGCTCAACTTCCGCGATGTCGGAGGTCTGCCGGCGGGCGACGGTCGTACCCGGTCGGGCGTGCTGTACCGCTCGGGCAACCTCGCGCACGTGGATGAGGCGGGTGCTGCGTCGCTGCGCCGGCTGGGGCTGCGCCGCATCATCGACCTCCGCGACGACGACGAGGTGCGGTGGGCGCCGAGCATGGTGGAGGGGCTCGACCTCGTCACCCAGCGGGTGCCGTTGTTCCTGGGCTCGGTGATGTCGTTCTTCGAGGAGGACGCCAACCTCCCCGGGATGTACTCGAGCCTCATCGACGGATCCGCCGACAAGGTCGTCGAGGTGGTCCGCGGCATCCTGAACGACCAGCCGGTGCTCGTGCACTGCACCGTCGGGAAGGATCGCACGGGTGTCACGGTGGCCCTCACCCTGGCGGCGGCCGGGGTCGATCCCGAGGCGGTCGTGGCGGACTACGCCCGCACGGAGGCGCTGCTGCCGGAGGCCCGCAACCGCGCGGTGGTCGCGCGCCTGCGGGCGCTGCATCCGGAGTCGCTGCATCTGGAGGACCTGGCGACGCGTTCGCCGGCGCCGGTCATGCGCGAGGTGCTGGAGCGGCTGGATGCGGTGTTCGGCTCGCCCGCGGATTGCCTCCGCGCACACGGCCTGGGCGACGACGAGCTCGAGGAGCTCCGCCGCATCCTCATCGTCCGCTCCTGA
- a CDS encoding ABC transporter permease, whose product MIRYALTRLALLVVGLLVASVLIFLSLRVLPGDVALLIAGTDSTPAQVAAIRERLGLDAPLPAQYLDWMGGLVRGDLGSSLVNGSSVAGELADKARITVPLGILSLGIALVIAVPFGVLSAVRRRRPDGTALSVVAQALAAVPAVWAGMMLVVVFAVWLGLLPAQGFPRGGWSDPGAALRALILPALTIGIIEGAMLMRFVRSATLQAIGQDYVRTAAAKGLTRTQALVRHGLPNVALSVVTVLGLQVAGILVGAVVIEQLFTLPGIGRMLVADVGARDLPKVQGELFVLTGFVLIVGFLVDLLHRALDPRQRETAA is encoded by the coding sequence GTGATCCGCTACGCGCTGACGAGACTGGCCCTGCTGGTCGTGGGGCTGCTCGTTGCCAGCGTGCTCATCTTCCTGTCGCTGCGGGTGCTCCCCGGCGACGTCGCCCTGCTGATCGCGGGCACCGATTCCACCCCCGCGCAGGTCGCGGCGATCCGCGAGCGGCTGGGCCTGGATGCACCGCTGCCCGCGCAGTACCTGGACTGGATGGGCGGGCTCGTGCGGGGCGATCTGGGATCGTCGCTGGTGAACGGCTCGTCCGTGGCCGGCGAGCTCGCCGACAAGGCCCGCATCACGGTTCCTCTCGGCATCCTCTCGCTGGGTATCGCCCTGGTGATCGCAGTGCCCTTCGGCGTACTCTCCGCCGTCCGGCGCCGGCGGCCCGACGGCACGGCCCTGAGCGTCGTGGCGCAGGCCCTTGCCGCCGTGCCGGCGGTGTGGGCGGGCATGATGCTGGTCGTGGTCTTCGCGGTGTGGCTCGGACTCCTCCCCGCGCAGGGCTTCCCGCGCGGCGGGTGGAGTGATCCAGGGGCGGCGCTGCGCGCGCTGATCCTGCCGGCGCTGACGATCGGCATCATCGAGGGCGCCATGCTGATGCGTTTCGTCCGCAGCGCGACGCTCCAGGCGATCGGGCAGGACTACGTGCGCACCGCGGCCGCCAAGGGGCTCACGCGTACGCAGGCCCTCGTGCGCCACGGCCTGCCCAACGTCGCGCTCTCGGTCGTGACGGTGCTGGGCCTGCAGGTGGCCGGGATCCTCGTGGGCGCCGTCGTCATCGAGCAGCTGTTCACCCTCCCCGGCATCGGGCGGATGCTGGTGGCGGACGTGGGCGCGCGCGACCTCCCCAAGGTGCAGGGAGAACTGTTCGTGCTGACCGGCTTCGTGCTGATCGTCGGCTTCCTCGTGGATCTGCTCCACCGCGCCCTCGACCCCCGGCAGCGGGAGACGGCGGCATGA
- a CDS encoding PspA/IM30 family protein, with product MAKQSIFGRISTLLRANINSLLDQAEDPQKMLDQLVRDYTNSIADAESAIAETIGNLRLLERDHQEDVQAAAEWGNKALAASRKADELRSSGNAGEADKFDNLAKIALQRQISAESEAKTAEPTIASQTEVVDKLKDGLNGMKGKLEQLKGKRSELLARAKVAEAQNKVHDAVRSIDVLDPTSELGRFEDKIRREEALAAGKQELAASSIDAQFNSLEDIGELTEVEARLAALKVGGSAQPRPAIDAPSPDTV from the coding sequence ATGGCCAAGCAGTCCATCTTCGGTCGCATCTCCACGCTCCTCCGGGCGAACATCAACTCGCTCCTCGACCAGGCCGAGGACCCGCAGAAGATGCTCGACCAGCTGGTGCGCGACTACACCAACTCGATCGCCGACGCAGAATCGGCGATCGCCGAGACCATCGGCAACCTGCGCCTGCTCGAGCGCGACCACCAGGAGGACGTGCAGGCGGCCGCCGAGTGGGGCAACAAGGCCCTGGCCGCCAGCCGCAAGGCCGACGAACTGCGCAGCTCCGGCAACGCCGGTGAGGCCGACAAGTTCGACAACCTCGCCAAGATCGCCCTCCAGCGTCAGATCTCCGCCGAGAGCGAGGCCAAGACGGCCGAACCGACCATCGCGTCCCAGACCGAGGTGGTCGACAAGCTCAAGGACGGCCTCAACGGCATGAAGGGCAAGCTCGAGCAGCTCAAGGGCAAGCGCAGCGAACTGCTCGCGCGCGCCAAGGTCGCCGAGGCGCAGAACAAGGTGCACGACGCGGTCCGCTCGATCGACGTCCTGGACCCCACGAGCGAGCTCGGCCGGTTCGAGGACAAGATCCGCCGCGAGGAGGCTCTCGCCGCGGGCAAGCAGGAGCTCGCCGCATCCAGCATCGATGCCCAGTTCAACAGCCTGGAAGACATCGGCGAGCTGACCGAGGTCGAGGCGCGGCTGGCCGCGCTGAAGGTGGGCGGCTCGGCCCAGCCGCGGCCGGCCATCGACGCCCCCAGCCCCGACACGGTCTGA
- a CDS encoding arginase family protein codes for MTRFVVVPQWQGSPSTRAMLLRDGAEAIAGDLPRSATVVLDVPLEAGDGQGTGIQRLSAVRRTSELLDDALSMSSDRAVVIGGDCSVTVAAAARWAADDVAVVWIDAHADLNDPASSPSGSSAGMALRALLGGVPDLLGTAAVSPERVVLVGARERDDAEDAYLAGNGIRHLTESDLADPAALADAVAATGAARVYVHLDLDVLDPSEFRGSAWGIPFGIPVADLVAALRTLGERTPIVGATVAGFAPADPTAAGEDLGAILRLVGAVA; via the coding sequence GTGACCCGGTTCGTGGTGGTACCGCAATGGCAAGGCAGTCCTTCGACGCGCGCGATGCTGCTGCGCGACGGAGCGGAGGCGATCGCGGGAGACCTGCCCCGCTCCGCGACCGTCGTGCTCGATGTGCCGCTGGAAGCCGGCGACGGGCAGGGCACCGGGATCCAGCGCCTCAGCGCCGTGCGTCGCACCTCCGAGCTGCTGGATGACGCGCTGTCGATGTCGTCCGACCGCGCCGTCGTCATCGGCGGAGACTGCAGCGTCACCGTCGCCGCGGCGGCGCGCTGGGCCGCCGACGACGTCGCGGTGGTGTGGATCGACGCGCACGCCGACCTCAACGATCCGGCGAGCTCGCCCTCGGGTTCGTCGGCGGGCATGGCACTGCGCGCGCTCCTGGGAGGCGTTCCCGACCTGCTCGGCACCGCCGCGGTGTCCCCCGAGCGCGTCGTGCTCGTGGGCGCGCGGGAACGCGACGACGCCGAGGATGCGTACCTGGCCGGCAACGGCATCCGTCACCTCACCGAGTCCGACCTGGCCGACCCCGCCGCGCTGGCCGACGCGGTCGCTGCCACCGGCGCCGCACGCGTGTACGTCCATCTCGACCTGGACGTGCTCGACCCGTCGGAGTTCCGCGGGTCGGCATGGGGCATCCCCTTCGGCATCCCCGTGGCCGACCTGGTCGCCGCGCTGCGCACCCTGGGTGAGCGGACGCCGATCGTCGGGGCCACCGTGGCGGGTTTCGCCCCGGCCGATCCCACCGCCGCCGGCGAGGACCTGGGCGCGATCCTGCGCCTGGTGGGAGCCGTCGCGTGA
- a CDS encoding ATP-binding cassette domain-containing protein — protein sequence MSLQVRDLAIEIGGERVVDGVSFDVPDGARLGLIGESGSGKSLTALAILGLLPDGARASGSVRWDGQEILGLPDGDLARLRGNDIGIVFQEPATALNPIRTVGRQIAESLRIHARVPRAEARRRAVAEAERVALPDPGAIVARYPHQLSGGQRQRVAIAMALVCGPRLLIADEPTTALDVTIQAGILRLLGSLAEETGMSLVFITHDLAVLSQIATHAVVLEHGRVVEQGPLTVLLTAPVSSVTRALLRDATATLWRPEPEHPGGPA from the coding sequence ATGAGCCTGCAGGTGCGTGACCTCGCGATCGAGATCGGCGGCGAGCGCGTCGTGGACGGCGTCTCCTTCGATGTCCCCGACGGTGCGCGACTGGGCCTGATCGGCGAGTCCGGCTCCGGCAAGTCGCTCACGGCGCTGGCGATCCTGGGCCTCCTCCCCGACGGGGCCCGCGCGAGCGGCAGCGTGCGCTGGGACGGGCAGGAGATCCTCGGCCTTCCCGACGGCGACCTCGCCCGCCTGCGCGGCAACGACATCGGCATCGTCTTCCAGGAGCCGGCCACCGCCCTGAACCCGATCCGCACGGTCGGGCGGCAGATCGCAGAGTCGCTGCGCATCCACGCCCGCGTCCCGCGCGCCGAAGCCCGCCGCCGCGCGGTCGCCGAGGCCGAGCGCGTCGCCCTCCCCGATCCCGGTGCGATCGTCGCGCGCTACCCGCACCAGCTCTCCGGCGGGCAGCGACAGCGGGTGGCCATCGCGATGGCGCTCGTGTGCGGTCCACGCCTGCTCATCGCCGATGAGCCCACCACGGCGCTGGATGTCACCATCCAGGCCGGCATCCTGCGTCTCCTCGGCTCGCTGGCGGAGGAGACGGGCATGTCGCTGGTCTTCATCACCCACGACCTCGCCGTGCTCAGCCAGATCGCCACCCACGCCGTCGTGCTCGAGCACGGCCGCGTGGTCGAGCAGGGCCCGCTCACGGTGCTGCTGACGGCGCCGGTGAGCTCCGTGACACGGGCGCTGCTGCGTGATGCCACCGCGACCCTGTGGCGCCCCGAGCCCGAGCACCCGGGAGGGCCGGCATGA
- a CDS encoding alpha/beta fold hydrolase → MTESTDVFDEFSFLPEQAADNGIPGPLPAVQRLHLTLPDGRTLSALRYGQEPPRVTLLHGAGLNAHTWDTTVLAMGLPALALDLPGHGDSSWREDAAYTGPTLAPDVMAALAEWTDRPQLLVGQSLGGLTAPAVAAAVPEKVAHVVMVDITPGVDPNAGPTQIRSFFAGPTDWASRDELVDRALAFGLGGGARRTAERGVYLNSRVRPDGRVEWKHHFAHLAAAAANGAIEAPAGSDGVATLLSVTGWDDLAAVRAPVTLVRGSHGYVTAADAEEFARRLPAARVVTVAGGHNLQEDAPLELGRLLRELAGEAAEPGEG, encoded by the coding sequence GTGACCGAATCCACCGACGTGTTCGACGAGTTCTCGTTCCTGCCCGAGCAGGCCGCCGACAACGGCATCCCCGGGCCGCTCCCCGCCGTGCAGCGCCTGCATCTCACGCTCCCGGACGGCCGTACCCTCAGCGCGCTGCGGTACGGCCAGGAGCCGCCGCGCGTGACGCTGCTGCACGGCGCCGGGCTCAACGCGCACACGTGGGACACGACCGTCCTGGCGATGGGGCTGCCCGCCCTCGCGCTCGACCTGCCCGGCCACGGCGACTCGTCCTGGCGCGAGGACGCCGCCTACACCGGTCCCACCCTGGCCCCCGACGTCATGGCGGCCCTGGCGGAGTGGACGGACCGGCCGCAGCTCCTGGTGGGCCAGTCGCTGGGCGGGCTCACGGCCCCGGCCGTGGCAGCCGCCGTCCCGGAGAAGGTCGCGCACGTCGTGATGGTCGACATCACCCCCGGCGTCGACCCGAACGCCGGCCCCACCCAGATCCGTTCGTTCTTCGCCGGCCCCACCGACTGGGCGTCACGGGACGAACTCGTCGACCGGGCGCTGGCCTTCGGGCTGGGCGGCGGAGCACGGCGCACCGCCGAGCGCGGGGTGTATCTGAACTCGCGCGTGCGCCCCGACGGCCGCGTCGAGTGGAAGCACCACTTCGCCCACCTCGCCGCGGCGGCCGCGAACGGCGCGATCGAGGCCCCCGCGGGCAGCGACGGCGTCGCGACACTGCTGTCGGTGACCGGATGGGACGACCTCGCCGCCGTCCGTGCACCCGTGACCCTCGTGCGCGGCTCACACGGGTACGTGACCGCCGCCGACGCTGAGGAGTTCGCCCGCCGTCTTCCGGCCGCGCGCGTGGTGACGGTGGCGGGCGGTCACAACCTGCAGGAGGACGCCCCCCTCGAGCTCGGCCGCCTGCTGCGGGAGCTGGCCGGAGAGGCCGCAGAGCCCGGGGAAGGATGA